One genomic segment of Vibrio penaeicida includes these proteins:
- a CDS encoding GumC family protein: MIVKSDDLKRNDEFIDLSKYIQLVKQNLISVIAFTLFVVILVTFYVLTITPEYKATSTLLIENQQNKVISIEQVVGVDTSKQEYYQTQYEIIRSNRIAEKVISELGIGVIDANDIATEQSDPSGIKVLIKDVKNAFYELPLLSDFIQKPRPILEEQLRDSHRQNILREFKRNLAVSPVKETQLVSITYLSDDPLLAANVANAVGEAYIQNHIESQLEANQQASIWINSRLGELEHQLELSERKLARFMEREGLVDAAGIDGLATTELTNLTNQMSEARDRRLAAESLYSVLQKNSNADLSSLYAIKQVSNHPQIRDIRSNEVDAEKRVFELSKRYGPKHDKMIRAQAELKALQSRSSKILNQLVVGIEKELSTALAQERGLKRELESKKKEFQSVTLKKAEFETRRREVETNRQLYDLFLTRQKETSATSDYQNAIARFTDRASIPLVPAKPRKVLIILIAAIGAFVFGLAMAFILEAMRNTFERRVDVENKVGLSGLGSVPKIKAKKYRKEKIGAELFLDKEHKEFGESIRSIRTSLKLTLMQNKRKCVAVTSSVPGEGKTTVSVSLAESFAAMEKVLLIDCDLRKPSVGERFHLSNAKPGMTNYLLMGAELEDCIYHHEESGLDVMTSGLLIPNPQELLGSDQYKEMIELLSDKYDRIIIDTPPVNVVTDPMLVANVTTSCVMVVKANSTKVNQLNFAISRMLKYKSVIEGVILNQDQSKTQDAYQYYGTYEQS, from the coding sequence ATGATAGTTAAAAGCGATGACTTAAAGCGCAATGACGAGTTCATTGACCTAAGTAAATACATTCAGTTAGTAAAGCAAAATCTAATATCCGTTATAGCATTTACCCTTTTTGTTGTGATTTTAGTCACTTTTTATGTTCTTACTATAACGCCGGAATATAAAGCGACGTCCACTTTGCTAATTGAAAATCAGCAAAACAAAGTGATTTCGATTGAGCAAGTGGTTGGTGTCGACACCAGCAAGCAAGAATATTATCAAACACAGTATGAAATCATTCGATCAAATCGAATTGCAGAAAAGGTAATCAGTGAACTGGGTATTGGTGTTATTGATGCTAACGATATCGCGACTGAACAGTCGGATCCAAGTGGTATCAAGGTATTGATTAAAGACGTAAAAAACGCTTTCTATGAGTTGCCGTTGTTGTCTGATTTTATCCAAAAGCCTCGCCCTATTCTTGAAGAGCAGCTCAGAGATAGTCATCGCCAGAATATTCTTCGTGAATTCAAGCGTAATCTCGCGGTTAGCCCAGTAAAAGAAACCCAGTTAGTGAGTATTACTTATCTTTCGGATGATCCTTTATTGGCTGCGAATGTCGCAAACGCGGTGGGTGAAGCGTACATTCAAAACCACATTGAATCGCAATTGGAAGCTAATCAGCAAGCGTCTATTTGGATCAATTCCCGTCTAGGAGAGCTTGAACACCAGCTTGAACTATCGGAACGAAAGTTAGCGCGTTTTATGGAACGTGAAGGTTTGGTGGATGCCGCTGGGATAGACGGTTTAGCGACGACGGAACTTACCAACCTAACCAATCAAATGTCTGAAGCAAGAGACCGCAGATTGGCTGCTGAATCTCTGTACTCTGTTTTGCAAAAAAACAGTAACGCTGACCTCTCAAGTTTATATGCCATCAAGCAAGTGTCTAACCACCCGCAGATTCGCGATATTCGCTCTAACGAAGTGGACGCGGAAAAGCGAGTATTTGAGCTGTCTAAACGATACGGTCCGAAACATGACAAGATGATTCGAGCGCAGGCTGAATTGAAAGCACTCCAATCTCGTTCTAGCAAAATTCTTAACCAGTTAGTGGTGGGAATTGAGAAAGAGCTTTCAACAGCTCTTGCACAAGAACGAGGACTAAAAAGAGAGCTTGAATCGAAGAAAAAGGAATTCCAGTCCGTCACGTTAAAGAAAGCGGAGTTTGAAACTCGTAGGCGTGAAGTTGAAACCAATCGACAACTGTATGATTTGTTCCTAACACGCCAGAAAGAAACATCTGCAACCAGTGACTATCAAAATGCGATTGCGCGCTTTACAGATCGCGCAAGCATCCCCTTGGTTCCGGCTAAGCCTCGAAAGGTGTTGATTATCTTGATTGCTGCGATCGGCGCGTTTGTGTTTGGTTTGGCAATGGCGTTTATTCTTGAGGCGATGAGAAACACCTTCGAAAGACGTGTTGATGTAGAGAATAAAGTCGGGCTTTCTGGCTTAGGAAGTGTTCCAAAAATCAAGGCGAAAAAATATCGCAAAGAAAAGATTGGTGCAGAGCTTTTCTTGGACAAAGAACATAAAGAGTTCGGGGAATCGATACGGAGTATTCGTACTTCTCTCAAGTTAACTCTTATGCAGAACAAGCGTAAGTGTGTTGCCGTAACTTCTTCTGTTCCTGGTGAAGGAAAAACCACGGTATCGGTTAGCTTAGCTGAATCATTTGCCGCAATGGAAAAAGTGCTCCTGATCGATTGTGATCTTCGCAAGCCTTCAGTTGGAGAGCGCTTTCACCTTAGCAACGCAAAACCTGGGATGACGAATTACCTTCTTATGGGTGCTGAATTAGAAGATTGTATCTATCACCATGAAGAATCTGGGTTGGATGTTATGACATCTGGATTGCTAATCCCTAATCCTCAGGAGTTGCTCGGTTCGGATCAATACAAAGAAATGATTGAATTACTGAGTGATAAGTACGACAGAATAATAATAGATACACCACCAGTGAATGTTGTAACCGACCCAATGTTGGTTGCTAATGTGACTACCTCCTGTGTAATGGTTGTTAAAGCCAATAGCACAAAAGTAAATCAGTTGAATTTCGCTATCTCAAGAATGCTCAAATACAAGAGCGTCATTGAAGGTGTCATTTTAAATCAAGATCAGAGTAAAACTCAGGATGCTTACCAGTACTACGGTACTTACGAGCAAAGCTAG
- a CDS encoding polysaccharide biosynthesis/export family protein, giving the protein MNKTFLSFVALLLLFPLQAFSASFATTYKIGPGDRIQISVYGEPDLSFDELLINSSGTFDYPYLGEMTAKGQTAQQLKLAIEKGLKGDYLITPKVMVNFISFREIYVNGEVKKPGGYEYQPGLTVDKAIALAGGFTDRAARKKINITPNGEGGTQKGVSLSKAVNPGDIIVIEQSFF; this is encoded by the coding sequence ATGAATAAAACATTTTTATCTTTCGTTGCATTATTACTGCTGTTTCCGCTTCAAGCGTTTTCGGCGTCATTTGCGACTACATATAAAATCGGACCTGGTGATCGTATTCAAATCAGTGTGTACGGAGAGCCAGATCTCTCGTTCGACGAATTGTTAATTAATTCAAGTGGAACCTTCGATTACCCATACTTGGGTGAAATGACCGCAAAAGGACAAACAGCACAACAACTCAAACTTGCGATTGAAAAAGGCTTGAAAGGGGATTACCTGATAACGCCCAAGGTAATGGTCAACTTCATTTCATTCCGAGAGATCTATGTCAACGGCGAAGTTAAAAAGCCTGGGGGCTATGAATACCAACCTGGACTTACGGTAGATAAAGCTATAGCGCTTGCTGGTGGCTTTACTGATCGAGCAGCACGCAAAAAAATCAATATCACCCCTAATGGTGAGGGAGGAACGCAAAAAGGCGTTTCGTTGAGCAAAGCTGTTAACCCAGGTGACATCATTGTCATTGAGCAAAGTTTTTTCTAA
- a CDS encoding outer membrane beta-barrel protein, translating into MTMKYSLKKSFCLVLGVIAFAQSLPSAAEPFVTESGIEIAPGVKAKFGQNDNLLRASESKNAVSTSFLILDPNISLRFQPREHEFVLSYRLSDGRYFSSSKDNFTDHTFESKNLLRLGLRHAVSADFRIADLHEARGTGLSEGDGTSTAIDSPLDYRQRSAVTTYTYGANGAKGQIETKIGYSDIEYKNFRDIGGSNDGRSTRFRDYDNRYAGLKFSYQWLANTKATLEYEFAKKTYALTANGVPSQDSNTNSYFVGLEWDPTGKIKGYAKIGLQDKDFIDAEREDFAGLSWLVGVDWNPFYHSTWSIKTEQVARDPDQDGDYVKDTNLSLGWKHYWRPQIYTRAIVVAQSQEYTGAFQNGVLRDDKSFEWSANIGYEFSELVDFFVGVRKTDKTSSWEGYGYDQTVWSVSGSIAY; encoded by the coding sequence ATGACGATGAAATATTCCTTAAAAAAGTCTTTCTGTTTGGTGTTGGGAGTCATTGCTTTTGCCCAAAGTCTCCCCTCAGCTGCAGAGCCTTTTGTAACGGAGTCAGGGATTGAGATAGCGCCTGGAGTTAAAGCGAAATTCGGACAAAATGACAACTTGTTGCGAGCGTCTGAATCGAAAAACGCAGTATCTACATCATTTCTGATCTTAGACCCGAACATTTCTTTGAGGTTTCAACCTCGCGAACATGAATTTGTATTGTCATACAGGCTGAGTGATGGTCGCTATTTCTCAAGCTCAAAAGATAATTTCACAGATCACACATTTGAAAGCAAAAATCTACTGAGGCTTGGTCTTCGCCATGCTGTAAGTGCCGATTTTCGAATTGCCGACCTTCATGAAGCCCGTGGTACAGGCTTAAGTGAAGGGGATGGAACCTCAACCGCCATCGATAGCCCTTTGGATTACCGCCAACGTTCTGCCGTGACTACCTATACCTACGGAGCAAACGGAGCTAAAGGGCAAATAGAGACCAAAATTGGTTACAGCGATATCGAGTACAAGAATTTTCGGGATATTGGTGGCTCGAACGATGGCAGGAGCACACGTTTTAGAGATTATGACAATCGCTACGCTGGGTTGAAGTTTTCTTATCAATGGCTGGCTAATACTAAAGCTACTTTAGAGTATGAGTTTGCAAAGAAAACGTATGCTCTTACCGCAAATGGTGTGCCTTCTCAGGACAGCAATACCAATAGCTATTTTGTAGGTTTAGAGTGGGATCCCACTGGGAAAATAAAAGGTTATGCAAAAATTGGTCTGCAAGATAAAGACTTTATCGATGCGGAGCGTGAAGATTTTGCAGGTTTGAGCTGGTTAGTAGGGGTGGATTGGAATCCTTTTTATCACTCTACATGGAGCATTAAAACCGAACAGGTTGCCAGAGACCCAGATCAAGATGGTGACTACGTCAAAGACACGAATCTTAGTCTCGGCTGGAAGCACTATTGGCGACCTCAGATATACACCAGAGCCATTGTAGTGGCTCAATCTCAAGAATATACCGGTGCATTCCAGAATGGTGTGTTAAGAGATGATAAGTCTTTTGAGTGGTCTGCGAATATTGGATATGAATTTAGTGAATTAGTGGATTTCTTCGTTGGAGTCAGAAAAACAGATAAAACATCGAGTTGGGAAGGTTATGGCTACGACCAAACGGTATGGTCAGTTTCTGGTTCTATTGCATATTAG
- a CDS encoding undecaprenyl-phosphate glucose phosphotransferase encodes MQKKGLIRSYETEFAFLFRLADIGIIGGSLFVLTLLYVGEFNRDYNLIGVIAIISYLLGAESANLYRSWRTNTLREQCQLTLLPWFVATVILLALGYFTKTGVDFSRVVIGAWFVVAPILLMLWRCVYRFVLLNLRKQGFNTRRAVIIGFTEHGLKLAREIERNNQHGVVLDGFYDERNAERLQKSTSYKILGNVEKALERAKNGEIEHVYIAMPLHANKRISDFLARFSDTTANTYLVPDFFTYNLLHSRWHHIGDVHTLSVFDTPFNGFSSWIKRVEDIVLSSIILLMISPVLAAVALGVKLSSPGPVLFKQDRYGLDGRKIKVWKFRSMKVMDNGAVVKQATKNDPRVTRFGAFIRRTSLDELPQFFNVLQGSMSIVGPRPHAVSHNEEFRQIVDRYMLRHKVKPGITGWAQVNGYRGETDTIDKMEKRVEFDLAYIQNWSFGMDLKIVFLTIFKGFTGKAAY; translated from the coding sequence ATGCAAAAAAAGGGCTTGATCCGCTCTTATGAAACTGAATTTGCATTTTTATTTCGTTTAGCCGACATCGGAATTATTGGTGGGTCGCTTTTTGTATTAACCCTCTTATATGTCGGTGAATTCAATCGCGACTACAACTTGATCGGTGTTATCGCAATTATTTCCTACCTCTTGGGTGCAGAAAGCGCCAACCTATATCGCTCGTGGCGAACCAACACATTACGAGAGCAGTGCCAACTTACGTTACTTCCATGGTTTGTTGCTACGGTTATTCTTCTTGCTCTTGGCTATTTTACTAAAACAGGCGTAGATTTTTCACGTGTTGTTATTGGTGCATGGTTTGTCGTCGCTCCTATTTTATTAATGCTTTGGCGTTGTGTTTACCGATTTGTGTTATTGAACCTGCGCAAACAAGGCTTCAATACACGTCGGGCGGTCATTATCGGCTTTACTGAGCATGGTCTTAAGCTTGCGCGTGAAATTGAACGCAACAACCAACACGGTGTCGTTTTGGATGGTTTCTACGATGAACGAAACGCAGAGCGCTTACAGAAATCGACCTCATATAAGATATTGGGTAATGTAGAGAAAGCGTTGGAACGTGCAAAAAATGGCGAGATTGAGCATGTTTATATTGCAATGCCATTGCATGCGAACAAACGGATCTCAGACTTCCTTGCACGTTTTTCTGATACGACTGCCAATACTTATTTAGTACCTGATTTCTTCACGTATAACCTTTTGCATTCCCGATGGCACCACATCGGTGACGTCCACACTTTAAGCGTTTTCGATACACCGTTTAATGGGTTTTCTTCGTGGATTAAACGTGTGGAAGACATCGTTTTATCTTCCATCATTCTATTGATGATTTCACCTGTGCTAGCCGCGGTTGCATTGGGTGTGAAACTTTCTTCTCCTGGGCCTGTGTTGTTTAAGCAAGATCGATATGGGTTGGATGGTCGAAAAATCAAAGTGTGGAAATTTCGCTCAATGAAAGTGATGGATAATGGTGCGGTGGTTAAACAAGCGACCAAAAACGATCCACGAGTGACGCGCTTTGGGGCATTTATTCGTCGAACATCTCTTGACGAACTCCCTCAGTTTTTCAATGTCCTTCAAGGTTCCATGTCGATTGTAGGACCTCGCCCACATGCTGTCAGCCACAATGAAGAATTTCGCCAAATTGTTGATAGATATATGTTACGCCATAAAGTTAAGCCGGGTATTACAGGTTGGGCGCAAGTAAATGGATACCGTGGTGAAACAGATACTATCGATAAAATGGAAAAACGCGTTGAGTTCGATTTGGCCTATATCCAAAACTGGTCATTTGGAATGGATCTAAAGATCGTATTTCTGACTATATTTAAAGGGTTCACTGGCAAAGCGGCTTACTAA
- a CDS encoding LuxR C-terminal-related transcriptional regulator, producing the protein MDNTSNKANIIFITNKNIQSNYFKSYVESHVPLLVTVVDYDGLESELLMGEEFIALVDLSVKDNIDWVASALGKSEGLTAVVLLNSEQDVEFKELVKWKKLHGCFGTRDDLESVCNGLLSISQGENWLPRKVINQLLSFYQKNDSSYMEDEAIQVDLTRREIEILETLKTGESNIEIADKLFISEHTIKSHLYNIFKKIEVKNRLQAMAWAKKHL; encoded by the coding sequence ATGGATAACACAAGTAATAAAGCTAATATAATATTCATTACCAACAAGAACATTCAAAGTAACTATTTCAAAAGTTATGTTGAATCACACGTCCCATTATTGGTGACAGTAGTAGATTATGATGGCTTAGAAAGCGAACTGCTCATGGGAGAGGAGTTTATTGCACTTGTGGATTTGAGTGTTAAGGATAACATTGATTGGGTCGCTTCGGCGTTGGGCAAATCAGAGGGGCTTACCGCTGTCGTTTTGCTTAATAGTGAGCAAGATGTTGAATTTAAAGAGTTAGTTAAATGGAAAAAGCTCCATGGGTGTTTTGGAACAAGGGATGATCTTGAAAGCGTATGCAATGGATTGCTTTCAATTTCCCAAGGTGAAAATTGGTTACCTCGAAAAGTAATCAATCAGCTATTGAGCTTTTATCAAAAAAATGACTCAAGCTACATGGAAGATGAGGCCATTCAAGTCGATTTGACCCGTAGAGAAATAGAAATCCTTGAAACGTTAAAAACAGGGGAATCCAATATAGAAATTGCGGATAAGTTATTCATAAGTGAGCATACGATCAAATCGCATTTATATAATATCTTTAAAAAAATAGAAGTTAAAAACCGTCTTCAAGCAATGGCTTGGGCGAAAAAACACTTATAA
- a CDS encoding acyl-CoA thioesterase: protein MSISQREITLRFLAEPTDVNFGGKVHGGAVMKWIDLAAYACAAGWSGKYCITAYAGGIRFVAPIRVGNLVEVTAKVIYTGRSSMHIALDVQAGDPKSASKILTTHCIVIMVAVDENGQPTQVPEWIPTDVKDIELRESAIRLMDMRKQIGAEMEAHVKDK, encoded by the coding sequence ATGAGCATCAGCCAACGAGAAATAACCCTGCGCTTTCTAGCAGAACCAACAGACGTCAACTTTGGCGGAAAAGTTCATGGTGGCGCCGTCATGAAGTGGATTGATTTGGCCGCATATGCGTGTGCGGCAGGGTGGAGTGGAAAGTATTGCATTACCGCTTATGCGGGTGGTATCCGATTTGTTGCACCAATTCGAGTAGGTAACCTTGTCGAAGTCACAGCTAAGGTTATATACACAGGTCGTAGCTCAATGCACATTGCCCTTGATGTGCAAGCTGGTGACCCTAAATCCGCCTCCAAAATACTTACCACACACTGCATCGTCATTATGGTTGCTGTGGATGAAAATGGTCAACCTACTCAAGTACCTGAGTGGATACCTACTGACGTGAAAGATATTGAGCTTCGTGAATCTGCCATTCGGCTGATGGATATGAGGAAACAAATTGGTGCGGAGATGGAAGCACACGTTAAGGATAAGTAG
- the malG gene encoding maltose ABC transporter permease MalG yields the protein MPMVQGQSLKYRVWATHIALWFFLVLILFPLVMVIAISLREGNFATGEIIPSSPSLEHWKLALGFTVTHADGSVTPPPFPVLLWLWNSVKVAAISSVLIVALSTTSAYAFARLRFGGKTTLLKAMMIFQMFPAVLALVALYALFDRLGQYIPFVGLNTHGGLIFSYLGGITLHVWTIKGYFETIDSSLEEAAALDGATPWQAFRLVLLPLSVPILAVVFILAFIAAITEVPVASLLLSDVDTYTLAVGMQQYLYPQNYLWGDFAAAAVLSAIPITIVFLLAQRWLIGGLTAGGVKG from the coding sequence ATGCCAATGGTACAAGGACAATCGCTGAAATACAGAGTTTGGGCAACGCATATTGCGCTTTGGTTTTTTCTGGTGTTGATTTTATTTCCATTAGTTATGGTTATTGCGATCTCTTTACGAGAAGGCAATTTTGCAACGGGGGAAATCATTCCTTCAAGCCCATCTCTAGAGCATTGGAAGTTGGCGCTTGGGTTTACAGTTACTCATGCTGATGGCTCTGTGACGCCGCCTCCATTCCCTGTTTTATTGTGGCTATGGAATTCAGTTAAGGTGGCCGCAATCAGCTCGGTGCTTATTGTGGCGTTGTCGACGACATCTGCTTATGCGTTTGCAAGGCTAAGATTTGGTGGGAAAACAACCTTATTGAAAGCAATGATGATCTTTCAGATGTTTCCTGCTGTACTGGCTCTGGTGGCATTGTATGCCTTGTTTGATAGGTTAGGGCAGTACATTCCATTTGTGGGTCTAAATACGCATGGTGGGCTAATTTTTTCCTATCTGGGCGGTATTACCTTGCATGTTTGGACGATTAAAGGCTATTTCGAAACAATTGACTCATCACTGGAAGAAGCAGCAGCCTTAGATGGTGCGACACCATGGCAAGCTTTCAGATTGGTTTTACTGCCCCTTTCTGTGCCTATTCTTGCCGTTGTATTTATTTTGGCATTCATAGCGGCAATTACAGAAGTTCCTGTCGCATCCTTGCTACTTTCTGATGTTGATACCTATACTTTAGCTGTTGGTATGCAACAGTACTTATACCCACAAAATTATCTATGGGGAGATTTCGCTGCTGCGGCGGTTTTATCTGCTATTCCGATAACTATCGTGTTCTTACTGGCGCAAAGATGGCTTATTGGAGGATTGACAGCGGGAGGAGTTAAAGGATAA